From Nicotiana tabacum cultivar K326 chromosome 22, ASM71507v2, whole genome shotgun sequence, one genomic window encodes:
- the LOC107790575 gene encoding uncharacterized protein LOC107790575: MGCFLGCFGGDKDKKRRKQRHKVIPRDQKHVCRDPPKSTITAEQSIIEEEPFSENLVAEARDDLSRNLVAEAQDRSEEQLSLSARKRVTFDSKVTTYDPVSIYESTDSLPETKKAGENEEEEGCLAKSSQSNSSSEGGSAISSVGSYPPNHRYQNCRDSDDEAEDFADSDLDDECDLDDEDCGGDSDCDGGLQVWSESVVTASVGSKADDKSFHLVNEEEEVDSPAMFGVPEKEMRKGETKGYVRDRSAYIHPVLNPVENLSQWKTIKSKAAEPLKMLPQKENFIAEVEGPLASFSLEPTFKQSSSSSFRPKSKDQEIGVDASLSNWLVTTPDNTKKAGSEKSMSQGSNSMMSFEDRPILGALTVEELKQMSASSSPRKSPSRSPDDMPIIGSVGTYWNPSGSTKDSGSVSSFKGIPNSTSKYREDKRVNWHSTPFETRLDRALKQGAA, from the exons ATGGGTTGTTTTCTTGGGTGTTTTGGTGGTGATAAGGACAAGAAACGTCGCAAACAGAGGCACAAAGTCATCCCTCGAGACCAA AAACATGTCTGTAGGGATCCTCCAAAAAGCACCATCAccgctgaacaaagcatcatagAGGAGGAACCCTTCTCTGAGAACTTGGTTGCGGAAGCACG AGATGATCTGTCTCGGAACTTGGTTGCAGAAGCACA AGATAGGTCTGAGGAACAACTGAGCTTGAGTGCTAGAAAAAGAGTTACCTTTGATTCAAAGGTCACTACATATGATCCTGTTTCAATCTATGAAAGTACAGATTCTTTACCCGAAACCAAGAAAGCTGGTGAAAACGAAGAAGAGGAGGGTTGCCTTGCTAAATCAAGCCAGTCCAACTCTTCCTCTGAAGGGGGTTCAGCCATATCTAGTGTTGGATCATACCCTCCAAACCACAGGTATCAGAACTGCAGAGACAGTGATGATGAGGCTGAGGATTTTGCTGACAGTGACTTGGACGACGAATGTGATCTAGATGATGAAGACTGCGGCGGGGATTCCGATTGTGATGGTGGACTTCAAGTGTGGTCTGAATCTGTGGTAACTGCATCAGTGGGATCTAAGGCTGATGATAAGTCCTTTCATCTAGTGAATGAAGAGGAGGAAGTGGATAGTCCTGCGATGTTTGGCGTGCCTGAGAAGGAAATGAGAAAGGGCGAAACAAAAGGATATGTAAGAGATAGGAGTGCTTATATCCATCCTGTGTTGAACCCTGTGGAAAACCTCAGTCAGTGGAAAACTATTAAATCTAAAGCGGCAGAACCCTTGAAGATGCTGCCACAGAAGGAAAATTTTATCGCAGAAGTAGAAGGGCCTCTTGCTTCATTCAGTTTAGAACCGACATTTAAGCAATCATCGTCATCTAGTTTCAGGCCAAAGTCTAAGGATCAAGAAATTGGAGTTGATGCTAGTCTCTCAAATTGGTTGGTTACTACACCTGACAATACTAAGAAGGCTGGCTCAGAAAAGAGCATGTCACAAGGTTCCAACTCTATGATGAGCTTTGAAGACAGACCGATTTTAGGTGCCTTGACAGTTGAGGAGCTGAAACAGATGTCAGCGTCTTCCTCCCCAAGGAAATCACCCAGTCGGAGCCCTGATGATATGCCTATCATAGGAAGTGTTGGGACCTATTGGAATCCATCTGGATCCACAAAGGACTCCGGGTCAGTTTCTTCTTTTAAAGGCATTCCAAACTCAACCAGCAAGTACAGAGAG GATAAGAGAGTGAATTGGCATTCAACTCCATTTGAGACAAGACTGGACAGAGCCTTGAAACAAGGTGCTGCATAA